The Maridesulfovibrio ferrireducens genomic sequence GTTCACTTTCTTTTTGATGTGTTGGAACCGTTTTAAATTTAGATTCAGGCATCGGTGCTAAATCTGTCGGCCGTCCATGTTCATCTTGATGCTGCATAAGTATTTCAATAATGGCGTTGCCATATCTAAACACTTTTTGATCTCCAAAGCCGCTGATAGCGTATAACTGATTAGTTGATTCCGGGCGGTAACAGGCAAGCTCGAGTAAGGTTTTATCAGGAAATATTATAAACGCTGGAACTTGTTGTTCTTTTGCAAGATCATTGCGAAGGGTACGTAGATCATCAAGTAAAATTTTTGCTTCGGGAGTTGTTAGAGAAGGACAATCCTGTCCTCCGATGACTAGTTTGATATTTTTTTCTTTCTTGCTTATTTTTTTAGCAATTATTGGATCTTTGCGTAGATCGACAGTTCTTTCCTTTCTTAAAACTTCCCAACTTGCCGCATTTAATTTCAGGCTTCCGTATCCTTCAATATCTACATCCAGCAGCCCGTATGATACTATTTGGCGGTGAATCGAAACCCATTCATCTTTTGTATATTCAGTTCCTATTTTGAAAGTACTTAACTTGTCATGTCCCTGACTTAAAACTTTGGGAGTCTCTTTTCCCAGCAAAACGTCAATTAAGTGGTTCACTCCATACATTTGTTCAGTTCTATAAACATTTGATAAAGCTTTTTGTGCCGCGATCGTTCCGTCAAATTTTGAAGGTGGGCTTAAACATGTAAAGCAGTTGCCGCACGGTTCTTTAAGTTCTTCTCCGAAATATCCAAGAAGTGCCTGTCTCAGGCAGTTTGCGGATTCGCAATATGTCAGCAAGGCGTTTAATTTCCTAAGTTCGAGAGCCTTGCGCTCTTCGGGAGCATTGCCTGACATTATCATTCTGCGTAAAAAGCCGATGTCACCGATTCCGACTGACATCCAAGCTTCGGCAGGCAGTCCGTCACGTCCGGCTCTACCAGTTTCCTGATAGTATGCTTCAATACTTTTGGGCAAATCAAGATGAGCTACAAACCTTACATCCGGTTTATCAATTCCCATTCCGAAAGCGATGGTTGCAACCATAACGATACCGTCTTCAGACATGAAACGAGCTTGATTTTTTTCACGGGTCTCGGCGGATAATCCCGCATGATAAGGTAAAGCTTTTATTCGTTTTTTGCAGAGCCATTCAGCTGTTTTTTCGACTTTTTTACGGCTCATACGGTATACAATGCCGCATTCTTGAAAATGATCAGTTTGAATAAAATTTAGTAACTGAACCTGTTCGCCTTCCTTGGGTACAACAGTATAACGGATATTCGGGCGGTCAAATCCTGTCGCAAAAATATCGTCTTCTGTAAAAGAAAGCCTGTTCAGAATTTCTCTACGTGTCGGTCCATCCGCTGTCGCAGTCAGTGCCAGCCGCGGAACATTCGGGAACCTTTCGGCAAGAACATTCAGACGCAGATAATCGGGTCTGAAATCATGCCCCCATTGAGCAACGCAGTGCGCTTCGTCAATAGCAATCAAGGCAATATTAAGTTGTTCCAGCATTTCTATAAAGCCGGGCTGGCCGAGCCTTTCAGGCGCTATATATAAAAGGTCGAGTTCAGATTTATGTAAGCTGTTTATAACTTGCGCGGCATCTTTTCCTTTCACTGAGGAATTCAGATATTCCGCACGAACTCCCATCTGTTTAAGCGCAGCAACCTGATCCCGCATGAGCGCGATAAGTGGAGAAATTACAATACCCACACCTTGGCGCAGTATTGATGGAATTTGATAACATGCTGATTTACCGCCGCCGGTAGGCATGAAAACAACAGCATTTCTACCAGCCATCACGCGGGATGTTACTTCTTCCTGAAGTCCTGTGAATTTCTCGTAACCGTATGTTTTTTGAAGTACGTCCAGCGGGGTGCGCATGAAATGTTATCCGTCAGGTTGTGGTGATTTGAAATAATTATGAATAAACAGCCGGGCTTTTTAGTGCGTGAGATATTTTGCCTCCTATTCGTATTAAAGGCAACCATTGATGATTTAGGCCTTTTTTGCGGTATGTAATTGTTTTTTAACGATATTGTAGTAATTAAGGTGTTAATTAGAACATGAACACTCACTATATTGTGTAAACTTTACTCAAAAAAGATGGACAAGTTTTGCTGTTTAAGTATTCTGAAATCAGGTTAAATTTTATATCATGCGTTAAATTGTTGCTCTATGGCTGATTAAAACGGTGGTTGAATATGGATCACAAGTATAGTGGTGAAGTTCTTTCTGTTCGCGGCAGTGTTGTGGATGTTCGTTTCTTTAATGAAATTCCTCCTATGTTGTCGGTTTTATATGCGCAGGGAGATCGAAAAGTTACTTTGGAAGTCGCTGATCATCTGGACCTTAATACTGTTCGGTCTATAGCTATGACTCCAACAGGCGGATTGCCGAGAGGTGCGTCTGTTTACAGTGAGGGAACAACTTTGATGGCTCCGGTGGGGGAAGAACTTTTGGGTCGGGTTTTAAATGTTTTCGGCGAACCTGTTGATGGGCAAGAGCTTCCGGAAAATTTAGAATACAGGTCAATTCATAATGCTCCGATTGAACTTTCACAGCGCGTTGTTTCCGAAGAAATTTTCATGACTGGAATTAAAGTCATTGATCTACTTATGCCTCTTGAAAAAGGCGGTAAAGCAGGGCTTTTCGGAGGAGCGGGAGTTGGTAAAACCGTTCTCATCACTGAGTTGATCAACAACATGGTTGGCAGGCATAGTGGTATGAGTATTTTTTGCGGGATCGGGGAAAGGTGTCGTGAAGGTGAAGAGTTATATCGGGAAATGAAGGATGCCGGCGTTCTCGATAACACTGTTATGGTTTTCGGGCAGATGAATGAGCCTCCGGGGGCAAGGTTTCGAACAGGGCATACCGCACTGACCATTGCCGAACATTTTAGAGATGATCAGGGCAAAGATGTTCTACTGTTGATTGATAATATTTTCAGATTTATTCAGGCGGGTATGGAGCTTTCAGGTCTTCTTGGGCGCCTCCCGTCACGCATGGGATATCAGCCGACTTTGGGAGCAGATCTCGCTGAACTTCAGGAGCGTATTTCAAGTAGTAAGTCAGGTGCAATTACATCTATTCAAGCTGTTTATGTTCCTGCTGACGATCTGACAGATCCAGCCGCAACTCATACCTTTTCTCATCTTTCATCTTCTATTGTGCTTTCCCGTAAACGTGCCGGTGAAGGTTTTTATCCGGCTGTTGATCCTTTGGAATCCCGCTCTATGATGCTTTCTCCCGCAATTGTGGGACAGCGTCATTATGATGTAGCGCGTGAGGTCCGGCGGACACTCTCCTTATATGAAGATCTTAAGGATATTATCGCAATGCTGGGACTCGAAGAGCTTTCGCGAGAAGATAGGCTAATTGTTTCGCGCGCGCGTAAGTTAGAAAGATTTATGACACAGCCTTTTAATACCACCCGTCATTTTACAGGTATGGAAGGCAGAATTGTTGATATAGCAGATACGGTCACAGGCTGTGAGCGTATTTTAAATGATGAGTTCAAAGAATCTTCCGAGCGGACATTTTATATGATCGGTTCCATAGAAGAGGTCGTTTCTACGGAGAAAAGTGGTGACTGATGAAGTTTAAAATTATGTTACCCTCAGGAATTTTTCTGGACTGTGAAGCTGACAAGATTGTTGCCGAATGCACTATTGGCGGTTTTTGTCTGTTGCCGAATCATGTTGATATGGCAACGGCACTTTCTCCAGGTATTCTGACTTATTACCATCAAGGTACGGCTATAAGTTTGGCAGTAGATGCCGGTATACTGATCAAAAAGGGGCGATTGGTAAGGATTTCATCACACGCCGCAGTAAAAGGTGAACTTGGTGAGTTGGAATTGGAAGTGGACAGAATGCTTGAAGATGCTTCGGAAGCGGAAAAAGCCGCCCGGACGACTGTGGCTAAACTTGAGGCTGGATTCATTCGCAGTTTAATCGAGGTGGAAACAGTATGAGCCCTGATCAAAAAAAGCGTTCAGATGATTTCAAGCGGAATATTTCGACCAAAGAGAAACGCAGAATTCGTGCGGAAAAAAAAGGTCAGGTCGGAACTTTATCCGCTTTTAGTTCTATGGGGGTTGTGGGGTGGACGGTCGCCTTGCCGACAGTTTTTGGCGCTTTTTTAGGGGCATGGATGGATTATATGTGGCCCTTCAAACTCAGCTGGACGCTTACAATGCTTGGGGTTGGACTTTTTACAGGATGTGTTTTTGCGGGAATGTGGATGAACAGGGAGAAAATAAAAATTATTAAAGAGAGAGAGGGAGCTGGGCCAAAAGAGTCGGAAACAAAAGAATCGGATAAAAATGATGAGCAATAATTATCTATTACTTGTAGCCTTTTTCTTAGTCGGCGGTTTTGCAGCGATCCTTCATTTTGGAGGACTCTGGCTTACAGTGCGATATTTGCCGAAAACCGTTCGCCCTCGTCTTTTTTTCTGGTCAGGGTGTTTGTTGCGATATGCAGTTACCCTGCTTGTTTTCTTGTGTGTCATGAAACAGGGCGGCGCTCCGCTGGCATCTGCATTTTTTGGCTTTTATCTGTTACGCACTGCGGCGTTGTCTAAATATTGTTCAGCGGAGAAAT encodes the following:
- the recQ gene encoding DNA helicase RecQ; its protein translation is MRTPLDVLQKTYGYEKFTGLQEEVTSRVMAGRNAVVFMPTGGGKSACYQIPSILRQGVGIVISPLIALMRDQVAALKQMGVRAEYLNSSVKGKDAAQVINSLHKSELDLLYIAPERLGQPGFIEMLEQLNIALIAIDEAHCVAQWGHDFRPDYLRLNVLAERFPNVPRLALTATADGPTRREILNRLSFTEDDIFATGFDRPNIRYTVVPKEGEQVQLLNFIQTDHFQECGIVYRMSRKKVEKTAEWLCKKRIKALPYHAGLSAETREKNQARFMSEDGIVMVATIAFGMGIDKPDVRFVAHLDLPKSIEAYYQETGRAGRDGLPAEAWMSVGIGDIGFLRRMIMSGNAPEERKALELRKLNALLTYCESANCLRQALLGYFGEELKEPCGNCFTCLSPPSKFDGTIAAQKALSNVYRTEQMYGVNHLIDVLLGKETPKVLSQGHDKLSTFKIGTEYTKDEWVSIHRQIVSYGLLDVDIEGYGSLKLNAASWEVLRKERTVDLRKDPIIAKKISKKEKNIKLVIGGQDCPSLTTPEAKILLDDLRTLRNDLAKEQQVPAFIIFPDKTLLELACYRPESTNQLYAISGFGDQKVFRYGNAIIEILMQHQDEHGRPTDLAPMPESKFKTVPTHQKESEPEIPPSALETLELFEDLQDIDKVAEKRKIKPATIYSHLTACVKAGKIEIKDILNYPNSEIECLKDTMSLYKEEGFLQLNPIFNTLSGNYPYEVLRLIQAELDYSIK
- the atpD gene encoding F0F1 ATP synthase subunit beta codes for the protein MDHKYSGEVLSVRGSVVDVRFFNEIPPMLSVLYAQGDRKVTLEVADHLDLNTVRSIAMTPTGGLPRGASVYSEGTTLMAPVGEELLGRVLNVFGEPVDGQELPENLEYRSIHNAPIELSQRVVSEEIFMTGIKVIDLLMPLEKGGKAGLFGGAGVGKTVLITELINNMVGRHSGMSIFCGIGERCREGEELYREMKDAGVLDNTVMVFGQMNEPPGARFRTGHTALTIAEHFRDDQGKDVLLLIDNIFRFIQAGMELSGLLGRLPSRMGYQPTLGADLAELQERISSSKSGAITSIQAVYVPADDLTDPAATHTFSHLSSSIVLSRKRAGEGFYPAVDPLESRSMMLSPAIVGQRHYDVAREVRRTLSLYEDLKDIIAMLGLEELSREDRLIVSRARKLERFMTQPFNTTRHFTGMEGRIVDIADTVTGCERILNDEFKESSERTFYMIGSIEEVVSTEKSGD
- a CDS encoding F0F1 ATP synthase subunit epsilon, whose amino-acid sequence is MKFKIMLPSGIFLDCEADKIVAECTIGGFCLLPNHVDMATALSPGILTYYHQGTAISLAVDAGILIKKGRLVRISSHAAVKGELGELELEVDRMLEDASEAEKAARTTVAKLEAGFIRSLIEVETV
- a CDS encoding AtpZ/AtpI family protein, which gives rise to MSPDQKKRSDDFKRNISTKEKRRIRAEKKGQVGTLSAFSSMGVVGWTVALPTVFGAFLGAWMDYMWPFKLSWTLTMLGVGLFTGCVFAGMWMNREKIKIIKEREGAGPKESETKESDKNDEQ
- a CDS encoding ATP synthase subunit I, which translates into the protein MSNNYLLLVAFFLVGGFAAILHFGGLWLTVRYLPKTVRPRLFFWSGCLLRYAVTLLVFLCVMKQGGAPLASAFFGFYLLRTAALSKYCSAEKSIIRNSRRTPWK